The Deltaproteobacteria bacterium DNA segment GGGGCGTTAGATAGCTTTTCCAACGTTCGTCACTATTTCAGATGGGTTGATCCCCTCGGGGGAGGAGAGTTTTTTTCCAAAATGTCATCAGATGAGAATTGTACGAGATGTACAATCTGGTTTATCATGCGGATTTCCCCCTTGGTATCGTCTAAAGGATGATTTTTAATAAAAAGGGGATGATTTTTAAAATCATCCATGGAAGAGGAGGCCTACAATTCCGGCTCCACTAACCCCAAAGAAATGGCGTAGTGAACCAACTGGGCGGGTGAATCGACTTCGAGTTTTTCCATAACCTTCTGACGATGGGTTTTGACCGTGCTGATGCTGATACAAAGCATTTGAGAAATCTTTTTGGTGGAATGCCCTTCGGCAATGAGCTGAAAAATTTCCCGCTCCCGGTTGGAAAGCTGGTTGAACCGCTCCTCCCTCGGAGAACTCTTGCGCAGGGACAAATATCGGTCCACCAGGACCTTGGAGATCGGTGGGCTGAGAAAGGTCTCCCCTTTCATGGCCGCCTGAATGGCATCGATGATATCCCGGCCGCTTGAATCTTTTAATAGATACCCGGATATCCCTGCTTCCAACAGCTCATGGATATAATGTTCGTGGGCATACATGGATAATATGATGATTTTGCTTTGGGGGAGATGTTTGCGGATCCGCCGGGCCGCCTCGATGCCGTTTAGCAAAGGCATGGCAATATCCATGATCACCACGTCCGGTTTTAAGGCTAAGGACTTTTCGATGGCCATATTGCCGTTGACCGCCTCACCAATGACTTTAAACCCGGCATGATCTTCCAACAGCCTGGCCAACCCCTGACGAACGATGGTATGATCGTCGGCGATCAATATTTTAATGGGTGGTTCCATACTCCTGGCGTTCCTTCAATGGAATTTCTATCCGGATTTTGGTCCCTTCCCCTTGGTGACTTTTCACTTGGAAGGTCCCTTCTAAAAGGGAGGTCCGCTCCCTGATTCCCAACAGCCCCAGGCTCCTTTTTTCATTGCCCCCTATTCGCCCGTCAAAGCCGATTCCGTCGTCTTCGGCCAAAAAGATGATTTTGGGATAGCTTTTTATAATGGAGAGTCGAAAATGCTCGGCCCGCGAGTGCTTTATGGCATTGTTCAAGGTTTCCTGGCTGAAGCGATACAAGACGGTTTCCATGTTCGGATCCAATCGATGATCAAAACCGACCATCCGAAAGTCTATTTTCAAGTTGGAACGGCTGGACACCCCCTTCAGATATAATTCCAGTGCCGGCTCCAGTCCTAAATCGCTCAATAAGGTCGGATGAAGACGGTAGGAGAGTCTCCTGATTTCGGAAGAAGTGCGCAGGAGCATCTGGCGAATCTCTTCCACCTGTCCCTTGAGAGGTTGGTCTTCCGCCGGAAGGGCCTCTTCCAGCCGGTCTAAGCCTAATTTAACCGCCGTTAAGGCCTGACCGGCTTCATCGTGAAGTTCCCGGGCAATACGACGTCGTTCCTCTTCCTGGGTCTGAAAGAGTTTTTCGGTCAGGCGCCTGAGTTCCTGCCGGTGCCGGCGAATCGTCTTAATCAACTTGGCATTCTCGATGCCTCCTCCTAAAAAATTGGCTAATGAACCGATCAGATGGGTTTCGTGGGGACTCAAAATGCGTTTCGGAGGGATATCCAACCCAAAGAAGCCCAATCCCTTCCCTTTGGAAGTGATTAAAAAACAGGACAACCACGGGAGATCTCCCCCCTTTTTTAACTCATAGGTAATTTGAAAGGGCGGGAAAATAGGTTTGGGAAAAAAAGACCCGTTTTTCTCCAGGAGATATTTCTTTAAAAGGGTATCCTTAAAAAGGATCCCCTCCGGATCCGTTATTTCCAGAGGAGGGAGCCCGTGACGGACTTGAAGTTCGACCCTTTTTTTCTCGGGATCGAGCAGGAAAATCCCTCCTCGGCTCAGGCCTATCACTTTAATGAGATTTTTCAGCGACTCCTTGAACACCAGGTTCAAATTCAGGGAACGATTGAGGGCCATGGCCGTAGCATTCAGGACGGAGAGTTCCACATTTCTTTGTTTCATGGCCTCTTCGGCCAGTTTACGCTGGGTGATGTCTTTGATGATCCCTTCAAATTCGATTTCGCCTGATTCGGGGTTCTGGTATTGACGGCTGGAAATCAGGACATGAACCGGGGTGCCTTCCCGTTTTTTAAAATCTATCTCAAAGTCCCTCACTGAACCTTCTTGGCTCATCGCTTTCAAAAATCGGTTACGATCTTCGGCCTTTTTGTAAAGACGCTTGACGGTTCCTACGGAAAGCATCTCCTGTTTATTCGAATAGCCGAGCATCTCCACCCCGGCCTGATTGACATCCAGGATGGTTCCCTCCAAATTGGTGATATAGATCATATCATGACTGCCTTCGAATATGCGTCGGTACTTTTTTTCCCTCCGGACGATTTCCTCCTGCAAATTTTTCAGTTCAGTGATGTCCTTAAAGATTTCGATCCCCCCGGTGATCCTTCCCTCATGGTCCCGAAATACCGTGGTGGAACAGATGATCGGTATCTTTCGGCCTTCGATATTGGTGATGGAATATTCCCGGTTGTAGATATTCGTTTTATTTTTGATCGCCTGTTTTAGGGCACAATCGTTTTCACAAATCCGGTTTTTAAATACATCCTTGCAGTACATGCCCACAGCATCGTAGGCGGTAAAACCGGTGATTTTTTCTGCGGCCGAATTAAAATAGGTAATCCGGAATTCTTGATCGGTAGTAAAGAGGCCGTCGGGAATGCGGTTCAGGATTTCCAGAAAACTCTCTTCCTTCTGGTAGATTTGTTCCATGACCTTGGCATTGTATCGTCTCAACTGTTCGGTCATAAACAAGCTCCATCCGCCTTTCTCCTGTTCTCCTTTCATCTTGAAAAAAGGGCAGTCCAGACAGGCCGCCAACTTTTGAAAAAAGTCATCCCCGACGTAAACGCCGCAATGGGTCTTTGGAATGAGCCAGCAGGAGGAACCCCTTTTCCCATAGGCCGGACAGAGGACTTTGGC contains these protein-coding regions:
- a CDS encoding response regulator transcription factor; this translates as MEPPIKILIADDHTIVRQGLARLLEDHAGFKVIGEAVNGNMAIEKSLALKPDVVIMDIAMPLLNGIEAARRIRKHLPQSKIIILSMYAHEHYIHELLEAGISGYLLKDSSGRDIIDAIQAAMKGETFLSPPISKVLVDRYLSLRKSSPREERFNQLSNREREIFQLIAEGHSTKKISQMLCISISTVKTHRQKVMEKLEVDSPAQLVHYAISLGLVEPEL
- a CDS encoding PAS domain S-box protein; amino-acid sequence: MSLLPKRGFREPSEKEARPPANCWEFLNCAKVLCPAYGKRGSSCWLIPKTHCGVYVGDDFFQKLAACLDCPFFKMKGEQEKGGWSLFMTEQLRRYNAKVMEQIYQKEESFLEILNRIPDGLFTTDQEFRITYFNSAAEKITGFTAYDAVGMYCKDVFKNRICENDCALKQAIKNKTNIYNREYSITNIEGRKIPIICSTTVFRDHEGRITGGIEIFKDITELKNLQEEIVRREKKYRRIFEGSHDMIYITNLEGTILDVNQAGVEMLGYSNKQEMLSVGTVKRLYKKAEDRNRFLKAMSQEGSVRDFEIDFKKREGTPVHVLISSRQYQNPESGEIEFEGIIKDITQRKLAEEAMKQRNVELSVLNATAMALNRSLNLNLVFKESLKNLIKVIGLSRGGIFLLDPEKKRVELQVRHGLPPLEITDPEGILFKDTLLKKYLLEKNGSFFPKPIFPPFQITYELKKGGDLPWLSCFLITSKGKGLGFFGLDIPPKRILSPHETHLIGSLANFLGGGIENAKLIKTIRRHRQELRRLTEKLFQTQEEERRRIARELHDEAGQALTAVKLGLDRLEEALPAEDQPLKGQVEEIRQMLLRTSSEIRRLSYRLHPTLLSDLGLEPALELYLKGVSSRSNLKIDFRMVGFDHRLDPNMETVLYRFSQETLNNAIKHSRAEHFRLSIIKSYPKIIFLAEDDGIGFDGRIGGNEKRSLGLLGIRERTSLLEGTFQVKSHQGEGTKIRIEIPLKERQEYGTTH